Within Mesoplodon densirostris isolate mMesDen1 chromosome 13, mMesDen1 primary haplotype, whole genome shotgun sequence, the genomic segment GACTTCTTTGGAATATcttctttgaaatatttgaaatgacaAGCATCACCTGAGAAGGTTCATGATTAACTCAGTAGCATCCTGTGATACAGTAATTTGAgtttattgattcttccagtaaacatttattgagcacctcctggGTGCTTGACAGTCAAAGTACAGAGAAGAAGTCTACGTTCACCTCTCTGAATCGGCCCCAAACAGTCCCAAAGGTAACTGTACCTGTCACAGACCATATGAACAACTCCATACCTTCAGGCATCTGCCGCCGAAAATTCTGCTCCCTAAAGACTGATCTGTCAAGTCAACATCCAGTGGGGATGAATCTCTCCTCCTCCATGATGGAACAGAACCAGTGACCAACCTGCCACCAGGTAGCTGGTTGTTCCTCCTGGAGAATTGTTCGCTGTTTGGGGCTGAACTATTTCTCTCTGCTGTTGGCAGATAAGGCCGCAGAGAGAGGGGTCAGCCTTGGAGATGAGGAGTGTGTGTTGCTGAGCCTGTGAATGGCATCCTTATCACCATGGATACTTTTCTCTCGTCCATGAAAAGGTcctgtggggctggggaaggacgCTGACTGAAGCCACGGAGTGCATCATCGTGTGCCTGAGTACCGAGCACCTCCTCCGCAGTGGATACCCTTGGATGAGTATTCACATGAGAGCGTGGTGGGCAGCCTCCTAGGATGGTTCCCGGGGGTCCTGCCTCTGGGCGTGTATGTCCTCGTGTGATGCCCTCCCCTTGAGTGGGGACTGGACCCAGGGACGTGCTTCGAGGAAATGAAATGCGGGAAACTGGTGACATGCCACCGACACGACAAGGAACTCTGCCTGCACACGAGCCCCGACGGAGAGGACGACCTGTCACGTGGTGAAGCGTGGGCCATGGCCAGCAGCCCGTGAGGGACTGAGGCTTCCAGATTCAGAGACTGAGTCTTGCCCACAACCATGTTCCCTGGAGGTGGATCGTGTCCCAGAAGAGCCATCACTTGAGCCAGAAGCTCTGACCCCTGATTGTGACCTTGCCAGCCCGTGAAGCAGGGGACCAGCTAAGCCATTACTGGATTGTTGTTCTGAGCCTCTAAATTTTGGAGGGTAATTTGTTAGATAGCAACACATAACTAATACAGACACAAACCCCACTTGAGAGATCTATCTACAGAGGTATGTGGATACCCCAAACTTCCTTGTCACTAGTCCTCCAGTCCTGTCCTTTCTGTATCCCTTACCATGCATCCAGCCAATCCATTAGCTACTGCTCATGAATTGATGTAGACGAATATTTCCCATCATCTGTCAGACCAGAGAAGGCAGAccaattttctttcaaataacaTGAAAGGTGACTGAGATGTCAGAGTTAGGATTAAACTTTGCTATAATTTTGCTGAAACCCTACCGTCTGACTGTGCTGCAAAGTATGAGATACAAACAAGGTCATTTCATCTTTAAGAGGCTGACATATAACGACCTTAAAGATGAAAGTTCATTTCATCTTTAAGAGGCTGATCAGAACTCATTCTCTGCCACTGTAAAGATGGACGTGATTTTGATATGTTCATCAAGTAGTTTGTTTTCTGAGATATATGGATTAATGTCATCAAGGGTTAATCCCTAAGAGGCTACTTTAGCTAGTCCCATATTTCTGGATGTTGGATAGGAGAAGACCCCTCAAATCTTTATTGTCTCCTTAGGGCTCTGTCCTAATCTCCAGGAATTGTCTCTTGAAGACTTCACCAAGAACCTCTTCATCACAAATTTAACAAGTTCAAAATAATCCCTTACCTTCATCTCTCACATGCCACTTCCTTCATCTTCTAGTTCTTTCTGgtcaaaagttttattttccttcttccctatCATTGGTAAATGGTGCACCATCCTCCTGGTCTTCTGGACTAGGAATGTCAAAATTATCTCTCCTCAAGGAACAGCACGCACTTTGACAcctcattcttttgtttgtttgtgctcTTTGACCAGGACTGTCTGTATCCACATCTTATCCTCATTATATCCTTCGGAAACCAGCTACAATGCCACCTCCTCAGTAACGCCTCCCCTGATTTCCCCTGGTCGGCAAGAACAATTCTTCTCATGGACTTCCACCAGACTTTGCCTCTGCACTACTTCATCTTTATTTTGGTACTTTATTCTTCACTGCATTTTCTTAGGTGTGTTCTGTAGAATGCTTGTCTCTTGGAAGCATCCACATAAAGAAGTGTTCTCAGGTAACGAAAGTCTATAGAATTCTGCCTACTGCTGTTTGAACTGGAGTTCCTGATTTACGTTAGCATACTAAGGATTCCAAGAGGACCTGCAATAAGAAACTTATTCTGCCTTCACTTCCTTCTTCTACCATTTTTCACTTATGATCTATGACAAACTTGCAGAACTCTTTTGCCTTGTACAACAGCTGCTTTCTCGCTGTCCTATTTCTCAGTATTCTATACATCGTCTTATGCATTACAGTTCCTCAGTGACTGTTGTATATGTTCTGCATTCCTCCACACTCTGAGGCAGACAAATCTTAGACAACATTTTGGTGGTATTTTCTTCCAGCAAACTCTGCTAGAACTGGAATCAGGCCATCaggaagtaaaggaaataaattattcaGCTACAACCAGAGGGAGCTGACTGAGAAATGAGGACTGCTTGGGGCCACTATTagtgagagaagagaggaagatgaATAAATAACACCACAGGATTTTAAATGGAACAATTATAAACCTTGGatgaaagaagatataaaaacttTAAGATTCACTATTTGAACTAAGCATTAGAGCATTCGTTCTATTGGATAAAGTGCCGATGAGTCAGCCAGGTCAGAGAAGCACCCAGCCTCCTGTGGCTGGTGGATTCACAGGCCAACCTGGGATAATGCCTAATTGGCCATGAGTTGGCGGGTAAGTGCCTTGTCCATGTAGGTACCATATTCCAAGACTTTAACTCTATTGTTATGTGAGTCTGTGTGCTACTGACCTGCCTTCCAATATGATTATGAGGAATCATCCTCTTATTGACATATTGAactagtgtggtacatttgttacaactgatgaaccagtattgataaatcattattaaagtccagagtttacattagggttcactctttgtctgttttttccccCTGAGATTTGATTAATAAACTTGGTGACCACTTTGCTCTGATGATTGTTTCCTTTCGTGAATCTCTCAGCAGTATGACGCACAGAAATCAGAAAGTGCTGTCATGTGTTTAGTATAATCAAaagcatttcattttaaaacagtaaTAACCAAGCAGCTCTAAGAAGATTTATCCCCaaaaaaatgaacacagaaaAATGTTGCAACTTATTTTATTATGGGAAATATCTTCCAAAGAACATCTGTGTAAACAAACCAGCACTATGCATACACTTTTGCCCTCAGCCTTGAGGCTGTCAGGATCTTCATCACTCCTCACTCAGTCTTGATGACGCTCTTGGCACACAGGGTTCCAACACGAAGACAAATTTTGACCAATTTGTGTTGATTATCTTATCTTCCTAAGCTATAAAAGCAAACTGATACCAAGAGTGGTATTTGAGAAGAAAAGCATTTCCCTCTACCCTTTCTAGGTtgttctggctggtctaagaattaaattgacgagagacagattaacaggagaaaaccagATGTGATTACGTATGTACAGGGGCCCCGTAATATGAGGCCATAGATGTGGCGCCtgagagaggagaagggggtgCCGGGGGGGACTTCAGCGGGGAGAAGGCAGTTCACACGGAGGTGGGAAGGAAAGCAGATGTTTGGTGGCAGATGTTTGCTGGGTCTGCAGGGACAGTGGGACACACAGAGGACTCTGGTCTCCTGGCCCTGTGCAGCTCCCCTCCAGCGCCGACCTGTGTGCTTTGTAGATCTCTGGTGACAGTgcccttcctggaccagggcctttGTCTGAGTTCTTTAGGCAGTTAAGGGGCGGGTAAAAAGACAGACTTCCTATTGTATTACCTAGGATTTCCAGTACAATAttgaaaaagagtggtgagaggggacatccttgctttgttcccaatcttagggggaaagcatgtAGCTTCTCataattaagtatgatgttacctggaggggttttttttggataaatgttCCTTGTCAAGTTGACGTTCTCCACTATTCCTGCTGAGAGTTTTATCagcatgaatgggtgttggatttggtcaaatatttttgatgtttCTATCAATAAGatatttgatttttcttcattagtctgTTGATGTGATAGAGTACATTAAccgattttcaaatgttgaaccaacctGGGATAAATCTGACGTGGTCATGTTGTACAatactttttatacattgttggattcaatttgctaatattttgttgagaattttcatCTATGTTTGTGAGACACATTGATCTGTTGTTTTCCTTCCTTATAACGTCTTTTCCTGGTTtcggtattagggtaatgctatTCTCACAGGATGAGTTCTGAAgcgttttctttgtttctattttctggaagaggtgGTAGAGAATTGGTATCACttccttctgttgtttttgtgttttcagtttcattgattttgactctgacttttattgtttcttttgttctgcttactttggatttaatatgttcctttttatttttttttctactttcctaCAGTGGAAGTTTAGATTATTgcttttagatcttttttttttcgaATATATGCATTccatgctataaatttccctctcagcacTGCTTTCGCTGCATACTACAAATTTTGATAAGCTGTATTTTCAtttagcttaaaatattttaaaatttctcctgagACTTCTTCTTTGCCCCATgtgttatttaaaagtgtgttgtttaatctccaaatatttggggattttccagcaatctgttattgatttctagtatAATTCCATTTTGGTCCAAGAGAAAACTTTATAtagtttctgttcttttaaattagTTAAGGTATGTCTTATGGCCTCAAATGTTTTCTGTTTGGGGGAATATACcatgagcttgagaagaatatgtattctccTGTTATTGGAGTAAGTACTCTGTAAGTGCTGATTAGATCTAGGTGATGAATGGTGctgttgagttcaactatgtctttactgattttctgcttGTTGGTTCTTCTGTCAATTACTGACAcaggggtgttgaagtctccaagtACAATAGTGGGTTAGCCtatttctcattgtggttctaTTAGtctttgcttcatgtattttgactCTATTGTTAAATGCAACACATCCAGGATGGGTCTGTCTCCTTGGAGCGCTGTCTCCTCTATCTTTATGTAATGCCGTTTCTTATTCCTGACAATCTAGCTGGGTCTGAAATCTGCCACGCCTGAAATTACCATTGCTATTCTAGATTTCTTTTGGTATATCTTTCCCATCcctttacttaaatttttttttattgtggtaaaatatgtattatataaacatgacattttctttctttctttctttcttttttggctgtgctgtgtggcttgtgggatcttagttcccccactagGGATCGAAGCCACACCCTCGGCAGTGGAaacacagagccctaaccactggaccaccaaggagtTCCCTAAATAtgacattttaaccattttaagtaacCAATTCAGAGACATTAATTATATTCACAACAtagtgcaaccatcatcactatgtatttcaaaaccttttttttgtagccatggtttttaattttttccagtgttattgaggtataattgacatatcacATTCTGTAACTTAAAGGTATACAACATGTTGATTCGTTACacatatattgcaatatgattaccagcATAATGCTAGCTAACACTTCCATTATGTCAGACAATTactgtatctttttttgtgttgaGAGCACTGACATTTTTtcctcttagcaacttttaagtATATAGTGCAGAATCTATGATGAGTTGATAACAATATAtctatccccagaacttattatcttctaattggaagtttgtactttttgaccaacatctccccatttccccctttgcacagctcctggtaaccaccattctactctttgcttCTACAacttcagcttttttagattccccttATAAGTGAGAACACACAGTGTTTAATTTTCTCCATCTAATTTCACTTAGCTCAGTACACTCAAGGTCCATCATGTGTTTGCAAATCATGGGATTTTGGTCTTTCTCATGCTGAATAAtacttcattatatatatataatgtgttttactttaggtgtcatatccaaaaaaatcattgctaagaccCATGTTAAGGAGcctcttcttatgttttcttctaggatttttacagCTTCACATCTTATatttaagtgtttaatccatttgagttaatttttgtttgtggTGTAAAATAGGGacctagttttattcttttacatgtgaatattcaattttctcagcaccatttattgaagaaactatcttTTTTCCACTGAGTGTCTGTGTTCCCTTGTCCATTATTAGTTGACCATACATGTGTGAGAGCCCaagctctcaattctgttctattggcctatgtgtctgtttttatgccagtaccatactgttttgattatacAGTTTTGTAACATAGCTTGAAATCCGGAAGTATAGTACCTcctgctttgctcttctttcccaggattgctttggctatttgaggtcttttgtgattccatatgaactttaggatTGCTGTTTCCACttgtgtaaaaaatgccattggaatcttgatagaggttgcattgaatctattgatggctttgggtagtatggacattttaataaaattaattcttCTAGAATGTGAACACgagaaattcatttatttgtgtcttcttcaaattcgttcatcaatgtcttgtagttttcaagaTCTTCCACATCCTTGGTTAAAGTCTTTGTCTTTGAATTAcaacagttttattataatgtgtcttgagGAAAGTCTGTTTGGATTAAAATAATGGGGTGGTCTATTAGCTTCATGGACTGCAATGTCCAAATCTCTCTgcaggtttgggaagttctctGCCATTCTTTCTGTAAATAACCTTTCTGCTcccttcattctcttttcttctggaaCTTCAATAATTCAGATACTAGTTTTTCTGATGGTGTCCCATAGATCATGTTGGCTTTCTTTACtctctttcattcttatttttctcctcagACTGGGTTATTTCAAAGTTCCTATCCTCTATCTCACTGATTCTTCTATTTAGTGGCCTCTATTCCATTTTTCATTCCATTCATGAATTTTTCAGATCCAGAATTTCTGTTGattgttttttatggtttttatctCTTTGTTAAATTTCAATCTTTTTGTCACTTTTGATTGCATATTGTTTACTTGATTTCATTCGTCTTTCTCTGTTGTCTTGTAGGGCACTGAGTTTACTTAAAACAGCTATTTTGAGTTCTTTATCAAGTAAATCACAGATCTCCATGTCTTTGTGTTCAGTTACTAGAAGGTTATCATGATCTTTTGTGACTTCAcgtttctttgatttttcatgttctttggagTTTTGCATTGTTGGATTCAAATTTGAAGTAGCAGTCACCTCCTCCAGTTTTTACTAAATGGTCTTCAGGGCAGCAATTCCTTTCATCAGTCCTGCTGTAGATTCTGAGGCTTTCTCTGACCTTGTATGGATACACCTGCTTCTCATTCCTTGATCCCTCCCCTCTTATGGCAGAAGTCTTAAGCTTCTGTGTCTTCTCTCAATCCTACTAAGCACCAGACAGGTTGCTGGTAGCCTCTGCTGTTTCCCTGAAGGTGGCACACAGACCACgtttgtgatttctcctttgccTATAGACCCTGGCCTGCCTTCTGCCTGTGCTCCCCACCTACCAGAGCTTGCTCAGCCTTGTATGTACTCGGAGCCCACTGCAGAGTGCTAGGAGCTGTGGGGCTGCCTGAGGGTCACTTGGGGAGTGGGGATCTGTGGGTGGTATTTCCCCTGCATCTCGTGGGCAGCCTTGCTGACTGAGTCCAGAATGCAGTCAGCAGGGAATCTCGTTTACCACTCTCTATCTGCTCCTTCCTCCATCATGGCTCTCCCTCTTTAGTGTTCTGGGTGCTGCAAGAGAGAAATGAGTCTCTCTGGCAGCATCCTGCAGAGATTAGGGAGCCAGGAGTTTACTCACTGGCTCTCCCTTTCCCTCATGGGAGAAATCACAGGCCATCTAGTTTAGCCCTAAGCTGTGCAGCCTTGGGTGTGGGGTGATGCCAGCAAAGATAAGCTGTTCCTTTTACCCTCTAATGCGTCCaagcttgtatttttttttccctccaatgcAGTGCTGGAGCTTCTCTGGAAACCTTGACTTCCGCAAAAGCTCTCTTGTCTGAAGGCAACCACCCATGTCAGTGTTCTGCAGAAGTTCCCAGGCAGCGGCCAAGAGGGGCTGGAACCAGCTCACAGTGTCCTGTAGGTTCCACAGCTGGTGCCACAGTCTGTCTGCCTATCACCTGATGCACCAGTGGGTGAGATTCCTTCTGGGTCCCTTGGTGTATGGTGCTTGGTTCCACAAATTCCACAGAGGCACTTCTGCTTATGGATGGATGccaaatttttgttgttgaaggGGAGAACAAACTAAACTAAAAGTACCATTAGCTCTAAAAAGACCCAACAACGAAAAATTCTTAATCTTGTCAAGTATTTAGAGAGTACTTAAGTTTTACACATCACGATAACCTTATATATCCTTTAAGTATCTTTTGGCCTGCAAGTTCCTCTTTCTATATCTTTTACTTGCATCTAGTATAATGTATGACACATAGATGATGCCCAGTATATGACAGCTATATAAAACTGACTTTAGAAAAAATCAAGACCATTAATGAAAGGGTAATCCATAAAGCACATACAATTAATTCCAACTGCAAAATTTGTATTATAAACTGTCACAATCAACTCACTGATGGATGGACAGTAGTTCAGATCCCAAACGTATTCCATGATAATACTAAGAGAGACACAACGGTGTAGCTGTAATAATATCAAACAAAGGAGGCTACGTACAAGAAGCAGTCGTAGCCCAGTTAAAGAAGAAGATTTTACAATGGTGAAAGAGTCCACTTCATGGAAAAATATGACAATCTTAAATCTGCGTGCATCGAATAAAACAGCATCAAATTATGTAGTAAAAACTGACAAAAGTAGAAGCATAGAGAAATCCACAATCATTGATCGATATTTTTTAACACATCTATCTCAAAAATTGACAAAACAATCAGATAAAAAATACTGACAGAGAGAAGATTTAAACAACACAATAATAAATTTGACTAGCTGACGTTTGTAGGGTGCAATAGTCTACACCCAACAACTGCACCCAACAAATGCAgaacacacattattttcaagtaaacataaaataattagatAACTATTTATTGGGCAATGTTTCAACAAACGCCAATGAATTGAAATCATACTATTTGTACTGTGTCCACGTGCaattaagctagaaatcaataattaAAAAGCTAGAAAGTCTACAAATGTTTGCCAATTAAGCaactacatacatatatatgtatatatatacatatatatgtatatacacatacatacacacagatatatgcatatgtatatacatgtgtgtattatatatacattatatatattatatatgtatatatctttcttttttgtttcacttAACATCGTATGGTGTTTTCTCACATATTTTTGCTCATGGACATTGACTCTCTTGACATGTTCTTCACACAACGCATGAAACTGCAGGGAAGCCAAAATTATACATATTCTAGTAAAAGGAGAATTGAGTGGGTAAAGGAAAGCATTTGTACCATTGCCCCTTCCAGGCTTCTTCCACTGGCTCCTTTGGGTCTCTTTCTCGGTGTCTCAAGCCCTCTCCTTTTCCAAGGCTTCATAAAGGATCAAACACGCACTTTATCTGGGCTTTTGCCTGCTCTCTTGGAGGGAAGCAGGATAGAACCCCGTGCTTTAATTTGCTGGCTCTCCCAAAGGAAAGTGGAGGACGAAAACAGGAATTCGAGGGAAATACTACTGAGCTGATTTCACTCGGTCCTCAGAGATGAGGCGCCCAAGGTGAGGTCCTCTTAAATGAGGAAGACTTGGAGGCTCCCAGAGCCCGTTCCGGGTGGGGCCTTGGCAACGCTGCTGCGACCGCGGGGTAGTTCTCTTCAGGGCAGAATCGGAAACACTTtatctttatgtatatatttataaatataaatatatatatgtatatatatttccagAAAGCCTTAAGTATCTCAGATTGTCGACCATGACGTGTTCCTAACAACCTAATAAACTTGTGGAGACCAGAGTCATAGAAAACGGGTGATTTGCATTTGAAGACTGCGTGCACTTTCTCTGTGTATAGCCTTGAAATATGAATGtaacttaacattttaaattacataagcCCACTGGGGGTacggtgttaaaaaaaaacgggaacgGGAGCCTTCACTGCCTTGCGCTCCTTTTCAACTAGACCCGGCAACACCCTACCTTTGCTTtcctttcatttaattcttaacaGGAGCGCTTTTCAGGAATTCAGACGGAGTGAGGTCACACTGGCGGAACGAAGAAAGTTATTCCTCAGTTTTCGGGCGAGGCTGTTCTCGGTTCCCGGCTGCTCTGCTTGGGGCGGGGCGCTGGGGGCGGGACGAGCCGAGGCGCGGGAGGCCGGCTCCCGGCGCGCGCAAGGGGCGGGGCCGCGCGGCCCGCGGGCGCCGCTGCCTCCCCcgccccttcccacctcccttccccggAGCGCTCCGGGAGCCGCAGGACCGACCGTCCCGGGACCGGCCGGGGGAGGCAGCGATTAATGTTGGGCCCGCTCTTACCCGGGGCGCACGGAACCGCGGGGCCCCGAAGCTGGCCGCTGCCGGGCTCGCTGGGGTGACCGGGGCCTCCAGGGGCCGGGCGGGGGTCAGAGCTGGGCCAGTGGGTTTGTATTTTTCCCCTGAGGGTAACGTTTGCTTGGTCCAGCGGGTCAGAGTAAGAGTCCAACAGGTGGCAGAAAGTGGTTGTTTGAACAAAACCCTGCCTCCTCCAAGCTCTGGACCCTAAATCCCCGCCCTCAACTAGAAAGGTGTTGACCAGGAACTGAGATACCGAGATGGTTACAGGATTAGATATTGTTCAAGTTGGAAGAGACTGAGAATTGACTTGGTCGAATCTCTCATTTCAGACATGGGGAATCTAAAGCGCAAGAAGGAGAGGTGATGGAGGTTGATGCCCATGGAAGATTCATAAAAGAATCTACCACCtcgagaaaaacaaaacaaaacaaaacaaaaaacaggtggCAGAGAGCAGTCACGTGGGGCAGGTTGGGcgctcccacccccgccccgcctcgGAACCGCCCTTCGGTGCTGCCCGTCGTCGACGAGCCCAACCGGCGCTCTCCGCTCCGCTCTGCGGCCCCGGCGTCCGCGGCACCCGTGCGCTGAGAGGCCGGCGGGAGCGCGCCCCCCCAGGAAAGCCGGAGACGGGCTCGGAGCGCGGCCGCGAGCGCCCCGGCGCGGGTCGGGGCCCCGGGACCGCGGAGCCCCGCAGGGAGGCGGCCGAGGAGACCGAGCCCCTGGCCCCGGCCAGGATGCACAGCGCGTCGTCCTGGGGCCCGGAGCGCGCCAACACGTCGTGTCCCGCGCCCGCGCTCGGCTGCCCCAACGCGtccggcccgctgccgccgctgccgccgcctctGGCCGTGGCCGTGCCCGTCGTGTACGCGGTGATCTGCGCCGTGGGGCTGGCGGGCAACTCGGCCGTGCTGTTCGTGCTGCTGCGGGCTCCCCGCATGAAGACCGTCACCAACCTGTTTATCCTCAACCTGGCCGTGGCCGACGAGCTTTCCACGCTCGTGCTGCCCATCAACATCGCCGACTTCCTGCTCCGGCGCTGGCCCTTCGGGGAGCTCATGTGCAAGCTCATCGTGGCCATCGACCAGTACAACACCTTCTCCAGCCTCTACTTCCTCACGGTCATGAGCGCCGACCGCTACCTGGTGGTGCTGGCCACGGCCGAGTCGCGCCGCGTGGCCGGCCGCACGTACGGCGCCGCGCGCGCCGTGAGCCTGGCCGTGTGGGGGGTCGTGACGCTGGTCGTGCTGCCCTTCGCCGTCTTCGCCCGGCTGGACGACGAGCAGGGCCGGCGCCAATGCGTGCTGGTCTTCCCGCAGCCCGAGGCCTTCTGGTGGCGCGCGAGCCGCCTCTACACGCTGGTGCTCGGCTTCGCCATCCCCGTGTCCACCATCTGCGTCCTGTACACCACGCTGCTGTGCCGGCTGCGCGCCATACGCCTCGACAACCACGCCAGGGCCCTGGAGCGCGCCAAGAAGCGGGTGACCGTGCTGGTGGTGGCGATCCTGGCCGTGTGCCTCCTCTGCTGGACGCCCTACCACCTGAGCACCGTGGTGGCGCTCACCACCGACCTCCCGCAGACGCCGGTGGTCGTCGCCGTCTCCTACGTCATCACCAGCCTGAGCTACGCCAACAGCTGCCTCAACCCCTTCCTCTACGCCTTCCTGGACGACAGCTTCCGAAGGAGCCTCCGCCAGCTGCTGGCGTgtcgcgccgccgccgcctgaGCCGGCGCGCCGGGAACAAGCGGCCCGGCGCTCAGGGTGGTCCCTGAGCCGCAGCTTCGCCCCCCGCCCACCATCTTCCTAGAGATGCAGGTTCTCGGGCCCCTGCCCAGGCCCCGCGGACTCGGACGCGCTTTGGCTGCGCCCGCCCTTTCAGTGTGCCAAGCCCTCCGGGTGGTGCGGAGGCGCGCAGGACATGGGGACCGGCCGAGGCGGCGGAGAGCGCATGGACCTCTCCCTCTCCCTAAGGCCCGAGGGCGCCGAGGCGACCCCCGAGCTTgacaaggagggg encodes:
- the NPBWR1 gene encoding neuropeptides B/W receptor type 1, translated to MHSASSWGPERANTSCPAPALGCPNASGPLPPLPPPLAVAVPVVYAVICAVGLAGNSAVLFVLLRAPRMKTVTNLFILNLAVADELSTLVLPINIADFLLRRWPFGELMCKLIVAIDQYNTFSSLYFLTVMSADRYLVVLATAESRRVAGRTYGAARAVSLAVWGVVTLVVLPFAVFARLDDEQGRRQCVLVFPQPEAFWWRASRLYTLVLGFAIPVSTICVLYTTLLCRLRAIRLDNHARALERAKKRVTVLVVAILAVCLLCWTPYHLSTVVALTTDLPQTPVVVAVSYVITSLSYANSCLNPFLYAFLDDSFRRSLRQLLACRAAAA